The sequence CCGCCGACCGATCACTCTTCCAGGACGAGATACGTTCTCGCCCCTCGGTTTTCGAGGGAGACGGCATCGGTCTCGACGCTCGAGCGAACGAACTCCTCGATGCCCGCGGCGCGAAGATCGGTGACGTCGATTCGCTCTCGCTGGGACTCGTCCTCGAGGGTCGGTTTCGATTCGGTGCTGCAGTCGCGTTCAGCAGTCCGGTCGACGATCAGTGCCATACGTGTCGATTGACCGGAGGGTACGTCAATCCGATCCGTCCAAAGTGAAAGTGAAAGTGGAGCAGAGACGATGTACAGCGTGGGAATTCTCCGCCTCGTCGCCCGACCGCTCACGATTCGTGAGGGCGACCGCCACCGTTGATTCACTGACGATGCGACTCCACCGACAGTCCGATCTCACTGACGACCTGATCCCGGTGTACTCGTCGGTCACTCGAGGGCTTTCACGACCACGCCGTGGCGAGCGTCGTCCTCCCCGAGCGAAACCGTGTCCACGATCGCATCCCGCGCTCGCGCTCGCCATCCGTCAACCGCCGCGGCTCGACGGTTGCCAAACCCACCCGATTTCGGCGGACTCGTTCCTTCCCCCTCACGTGCGAGTTCGTCCTCGTAACCGGGATAGGAATCGACGACATCGTCTTCGATGAGGTCGGCCGGCGACACGTGGATGGCATCGGTGTGTTCGACGTCGTCGATCCGGTAGACGTGAATTCTCGCCCGCATTCGACCGTGGAACGGCGGCGTCACTCGGATGACGGCCGTTCCGGGATTTTCCTGGGTGTATGCGTAGGCGTCGACGATATCCGTCGTCGAAATCGCGAGCGACCGAATTACCGACGGATCGTCCGCAGTCATTGCTCAGCAATTGGAGACGACGCGGATTAACTGTCACGCTCGCCGGCGCTCTCGAGTCATACGGTCCGCTGTAACGATTTACCGTACAACCGCGGCCGTCTTACGGTTGTCCGGAAACGACTTTCAGGAGCCCGTATCAGCCGTTCGATCGCGAGTGGATGACTCACGCGGGGGTCGAAACACTCGGGCCTCGACGTCGGTCGAGACGCCGTCGGCCGCATCCGTGACCGTGTTGGGAACCGACGCATCGGAGTCGCCGTACCGGGACCGAAGCGAGGCCCGAAGCGCCTCTCTAATGCAGGCTCGAGTCGCCGCACCGACCGGGGTTGCACTCCCCGAAAACGCCGCTCGCCGGCCGCGGGGATCGTGACCGACGACGATCGCGTCCGTCGTCGTTCCCGGAAAACCTGTTTCGGCCAGTAACGTCGTGGCCTTCGCTTCCGCGGCGACCGCGAGCGCGTTCGTCAGAGCACCGGGAGCGAGCGCTCGCGTCGTCCCGACGATCAGGTTGACGGTTCCCGGGGATTCTGGTCCCTCTGTTCGTGTCTCTCCCGGTTGACTCACGACGTCCTCGAGACCGGCTTCACTGGTCGGCTCCATCGGCAACGCAGCGGGGTTCGAGATCCCGGCGGTTGCGTAGGCGGTCACGGACCCACATCGCGCCCCACGAGCGTGCTCTATGTCGACGCCGGTGAGAAGAACGGGAGCTCGAACCGGCGCTGGCTGGTTCCCGACAGGGTCGCTCTCTCCGGCGAACCGCGCACGTTCGAGACGGTCGGTGATGTACGCCTCGAGATCGGTCCGGTTCCACCCCTCCGGAACCGAGACGTTGTACGCGCAGTCGGCCGTCGTTCGGCCCCCGTTCCAGCCGCTCGAGAGCCACTCCGTTTCCTGGTCACGAACGCAAAGGACCCCGTCGCGCCGAGTCGCCTCGTACGGCGGGTCCGCCTCAGTCACGGCCGTCACCATCGGTATTCGTCTCCCCAACACCGAGAGAGGCAAGCAACCGGTCGTTCGCGTCGCGATCCTTGACGGCGACGCGGATGTGTGCGTCCAGTCCCCGAAACGTCGTCGCGTCGCGGACGGCGACGCCCTTCTCGCGCGCCGAGGCGACGAGGCTCGAGACGTCCTGGTTTCCCTCCTCGAGCGTACACAGCAGGTAGGGAGCGTCGGACGGGTGGACGCTGAACCGTTCCTCGAGCGCGTCACGAAGTCGCTCGCGTTCCTGTCGAACGCGTGTTCGTGTCTCAGCGACGAACTCGTCCTGACGGAGACAGTAGGAACCGACCCGTGCGGCCGGGGTTCCGAGCGACCAGGCCCGTCTTCCGGTCTCGAGTGCGTCCCGATCCTCGCCGGTCGCGACGGCGAAGCCGGCCCGCAGCCCTGGTAACCCGAACAGTTTCGTCAGCGAGCGGGCGACGATCACGTTCTCGGTCTCGAGTTCGACCGCCGATGGAAACTCGGTAAACCCGAGAAACGCCTCGTCGACGAGCAGGGTCGTTTCCGCCTCGCGACAGCGAGTGGCGAACGCCGCCAGCTCGTCGAGACCGACCGCGTCACCGGTCGGGTTGTTCGGCCGACAGACGACCGCGAACGAGACCGATTCGAGGACGGCGGGCTCGAGATCGCATAGCTCGTCGTACCTGACTAACCGCGGTTTCCCGCCCTGTAATCGGAGTTCGCGAGCGTATTCCCCGAAGCTCGGATACGGAACCAGCGCCTCTTCACCCGGCCCGAGCGTGATCGCCATCGCCAGTCTGATCGCGGCCAGCCCGCCAGCGGTGGGTATCACGGACGCCGGATCGCAGCCGACGAACTCGGCCGCGGCGGCCCGAAACTCTGGATACGCGTCGTCGGGGTACCGAGTGGACTCCGCGAGTGCGTTCTCATAGACCGCCTCGACCCCCGGCGGCGTGTGTGGATTCGTGTTCGCCGAGAAGTCGAGGACGTCCCGATCCGGCTCCCCGCCGTGGGGGACTCGCTCGACGGTTCGGACGCAGTCAGGATCCACGGTCGTCACTCGACTCGCTCGAGTCGATGCTCTCATCCGCGTTCGAGTCGATTCCGAGACGGTCACACACGGCCGCGAACTGCGCCCGTACCGCCGCCATCCCCCCGTCGTCGACGAGCGAGAGGACTCCACCCATCGCGACGCCCTCTTTCGCCTCGCCGGCACAGTAGCGACTCATCGCGACGTGATCTCGTCCGTCGAAACCCGGGTCCGTCACGACGAGTTCGCAGTCGAAGCGCTCGCACGTCGTGAGGAGTTCCGTGCCTTGCCCGGCAGCGACGAACGACGTCGTCGCGATCGAGAGCGGACCGTCCACGCCGGCGTGACGGAGTAACGCGGCCACGGCGACCATCTGGGTTCCCCCACCGAGCGTGACGTCGGTCCCCGATTCGAGCGCGCCCGCCGCGATACCGGCGACGACGGCCTGGACGGGATCACCCACGGCACGGATCGCCGCCATAGGATTTCCGTCACAGCTGCCCGCCTCGAGATCGCTTGCGTCGAGTCCCTCCTCGACGACGCGGCGCTTTCGTTCGATCGGATTCTCGGGAAGCGACGACGACACGCTCATCGGCTCTCCGAGCGCCGTGAGAACGCCGAGTGCCGTCGTCGTCCCGCCGGGAACGGTCTCTCCGAGGAGGATTTCGTCGTCGGGAAGACTCGAGCCGAAGCCGTACGCGCGATCGAAGATCGTCGACGCGTCCGGGACGGCGACTGACGCCCGAATATCGTCACCGGGCGTGGCCCCCAGATCGACCGTCGGTGCGGTTGTCGAGCGGGCGAGTCCCGCGTCGACGACCGACAGATCGAAGCCGATCACCTCCCGGACGGCACGCGTCACCGCCGCGGGCGTCGGACAGCCCGTCGGACTCACCGGCGTCACGGGTGCGGCCGTCGGCTCGCCGTAGGCGAGGATTTCGACGTCCGCCGACGGGGTGTGCGCCATCAGATCCGGAGCGGCTCCGGCGGCGCTGATACCGTCGATCAGCGCGGTTTCGGTCGTTCCTGCGGGAAGGACGACCCGCATCAGTCGATCCTCCCTCGATCGACCGATTCGGAGCGGTCGACGAGCGCTTTTGCGAGTCGGCTGTCTTGGAGTCGATTCACGTTGACCGCGAGTCGGTACGTGTAACGTACGTCGATCATGTCTTCTGTCTCATCAGTTGTGCCGACCACATTGAGTCCGGTCGGTGCGAGGTGGTCGTTCGAGTCGAGTCGAGACTCGACGCTCGCGCCGAGGCGGCGTTTGAGCGCCGCCGGAACGCAGACGGTCCGCGACCGATTCACATCGCCGTGGGTCGCGAGGACGCGATCGACGGCCGCGGCCTCGAGCAACGGGAGATCCGCGGCGACCGTAAGCACCGGTGTCCTCAGTTCCCCTCCGTCGAGGACCGACAGCAGGTCCGGGACGTAGCCGTCGCCGTCGGTCTCGATCGTCTCGAGACGACTACTGCGTTCTAAGTGTGCCCGCGTCTCGGGTGCGTTCGGAGAGACCGCCGCGTAGATCGTCTCTATGCGACTCGCCTCGAGTGCGGTCGCGACGCGGTCGACCATCGGAACGCCACCGATCGGATGCAACGGCTTTTCGCGCTGGCTCTCGAGGCGAGTTCCCGATCCCCCACACATCACAATAGCGTCCACGCGATCACCCCCGCGTGGACGCCGGCGACGCGTCCGATCTCGTTGGCTGCGCCGAACACGTCGCCGCTGATTCCGCCGAGGAATCGGCGCGCCCAGTACCAGGGGAGAGCAACGCCGGCGAGCGCCCCGCACAGGGCGACCGTTCCCGGATGGGGCCAGGCCAGCGCTGCCGCCGGGATGACGATCCCCGCGGGAACGACGAATCCACCGGGCGTCGACGCTTCGGTGATCTGCCTCCCCATTCCCTCGTAGCTCGCCGTCCCGAAACAGGCCACGACCGCCATCGCGAGCTTCGTTCCGACCTCGGCTCCGATCACGATACCGACCGCGATGAGTACCGGGAGCCCGGCCAGCCCGAGACCGCCGAGGGCGAGCCCGACGACGACGATGGTTACCGCGAGCAACGCGCCGACGCCGGTCGTCGTATCCGTTAGGACCTCTCGCCGACGCTCGCGGTCCCCGTGGACCACGAGCGCGTCACCGAGATCCGCGACGCCGTCGAGATGGTGAACTCCCGTAACCGCATAGACCGCGAGCACGTATCCGAACGCCACCGCCGTCGGCGGTAATACCTCGGTACCGAACAGCGGAATCGAAGCGATCGCACCCGCGACGAGACCGACGATCGGAAACGCCAGTGGGGTCGACCGGAACGCGTCCCAGTCACCGTCTCGGTGGGCTACCGGAAGTCGCGTCAGAAACCCGAACGCGCCGCGGACGGCACCGATCAGGCGTCCGATCATCGCTCACCCACCACCGGCCAGTTCGTGACAACTGCTCTCTCGAGTCCGGCCGCGATCGTTCGGATCAGGACCTCGCTCGCGCTAGTGACCACGGCTGTGGCTGGTGGCGTCCCCACCGTCGCAACGCCGACCGACAGGACGGCGGCGATCAGGACCGAGACGGCTGCCGCCATGCCGACGAGCGTGACCGCCCTGTCCCCGTCCGAAACCGACGGCAGATCGGCATCCGGGTTCAGCACGTACTCGCCGCGTTTCGACAGCCGAACCGAGAGCACGCACGCGAGCGTGGCCATGGGCCAGCCGGAGTTTGGCGACGCCGGTTCTCGAGCCCACGTTCGCGCACAACGGAGCGCCGTCGGGTTCGCGGCGGCACCAGCGATCGAAGCCGCCGTCACCCGAGCCGGAATCCACATCACGAGATCATCGAGACGGGCGCTCGCGGTCCCGATCGGTTTCGACGGATACCCGAGCATCGAATCCAGCGTGTTGACGCCTTTTATCCACGCTGCTGCGCCCGCTGCGAGAGGGAGTGAGATCGGTGCGAGCACGGCGAAAGGTAACATGGTCGCGATCAGTCCATCGGAGAGGTTTTCGGCCGCACTCTCGAGTGCCCCACTTCGCACCTCCGCCGGCGAGAGCGTCGACGTCTCCCGTCCTACGAGTCCGCGAATTCGCTCGTGGGCCGTCTCGAGGTCGTCCCCCGTAGCCGTGACGACCTCCTCGGTCAGCTCGAGAAGCGATCGCAGACTGGTCGTCAAAAAGAGCACGACGCCGGCGACGACCGCCCCCAAAAGTGCGATCCAGCGCGACGCGGCGAGGACGGCTCCGGCGGCGACCGCCGCCGGAACGAGCGGCAACACTGCGGCGATGGCGACACCGATGAGTCGTTGCCCGCGATCGGTGTCCGCCCACTCCCGATCGACGGCATCCACGAGACGACCGAACCACGCGACCGGATGGAGTGCAGTCCGGGGCTCTCCGATCAGCAAGTCGAGACTGAAGGCGAATCCGATCAGTGCGAGCGTCGTCAGTGCCACGGTCGTCTCCTCGGGTTCCGTTCCGATCGTCCTCTCGTACGGTGATCCCTTCCGTGACTCGTACGGCGATTCACTTCGCAGCTCATTTCCCAGTTCGGCCGGACCGCGAGACGCTCGTCGTCACCGGTTGCGTTCCCAGCTGCGTCTTCGACGCCGTTCCGCCTCGTCACGCTCTCGATCATCGGTCGGTCCCTCCGCTCGTATGGGCGAGACGATCCGGAACCGACTCGAGCGGGGAATCTTCGAGCACCACTGCGGTTCCGCCGATTCGTTCGACGCCGCCGTCGGTTCTCGGATCGTCGCCAACGTGTTTGAGCTCTTCCGGAGCAACGCCGAGTTCGTCGGCCGTCAGCTCGAATATTTCGGGAGCGGGTTTGCGCCAGCCACAGCCGACGCTCGTCACGATCGCGTCGAAGTCGTCCCGATCGAACGCGGCTCTGACGATCGTCCGGCTCACCAGTTCGGGAACGCTACAGTTCGAACAGATCGCGACCGGACCGCGCGCACGGGCGGCCTCGATCGACTCGAGCGCACCGGGAGCAGTTTCGACCGCGGGATCGAAGGCGGCGACGACTGCGCGCCGCACGGCGTTCTCCGTCCAGGCGACTCCGCGGCTCGCGAGCGCGTGTGAAACGTGGGCGGGGAGTGGAACCTCCGCACCCACGGGAGCGTCGACGTGTCGCTCGGCGTACGCCTGGCTCCAGTCGTCGGGAACGGAGACGTCGCGCGCCTCGAGTTCGGCTGCGACGGCTTCGGCCGGGTCGACGGGCCTGTCGGCGGTGACGAGCGTTCCGAAGAGATCGAACGAGACTCCCACGGTCGTGTAACTACCACAAGTGTACTTTAGCTTCGCGATCCGATCGGACGCAACGACGGAACTCGAGTCCCGAACCGATCGTGGCTGTGTCGTCACCGCCGGATGGACGGCCGGTGTGCGAACCGCGATCCGTCGGTCCCGCCGGTCGGGTACGGACCGATCAGGCCAGTCGAGCGAACGCGAGGTTGCCCGAGATGTTCTTGATGTAAATCTCGACGACGTCCCCTTCCTCCGAGCCGGGGACGAAGATCGTATAACTTCCTTTCTCCGCGACGCCGTCTCCCTTGCGGCCGGTGCCGGTGATCTCGACGGTGTAGGTTTTTCCTTCTTCGACGGCGTCTGCCTGCTGGTGCTGTTGGCTGGTCGTCGAGCGTTTGGTCACCGGACGGAACGCACCGCAGGCGTCACACCGGAGCATCGGCGTCCGATCCTCGCGGACGAGACGCGTATCCGGCAGTCCACACTCCGAACAGAGGACGTACTCGTCGACGTAGGCGTCGATCGCAGCGTCGAAATCCGTCGTCGAGAACGTACCGTTGTATCGTCCGCGTCCGTCCTCGAGTTTTCCGCTCGTTCCCATCTCGCGCTGGACGAATCGGTGAAGGTGTTCGTCCTCCCGCGAGAGAACGTCCGCAATCTCTCCGAGGTTGGTAAACCGCGTAAACGCGCCGTCCTTCTGGGCCCGCGCGTCGGGGATCTGTAGCCGCTGTTCGTCGCCCCCGATATCCGGGACGTCGTCCATCGCCCGCTCGAGACTCGACTCGTAATCCATACACGAGAACAGACGACGCTGACGTAAATCCGTTCTGCTCTCACAGTGCGGCCGACGGAACCGGGATCCGGTCCCCGTCGTACGGTCTTCCTCGAGGATGATGCCGACTCAGAGAGGACCACGTCCGTCTTCACCACGGGAGTCCTGTTGGCCCTCGTCCAGACGATCGAGATCGCGTTCGGCGTTCGCTTCGTTCCGATCACCGGACTCGCCGGTGATCGCGCCGTACACCGCTTCTCGGACTGCCTCTGGATCGGCGTACTGCTCCCCGGCGAGCCGATCGAAGACGCTTCCGAGTGACTCGGTTTCGTTCGGCATGTCGATCGGTTCGCTCCCGTACTCGGCCGCGAGTTCCTCGCTGGTAATCGGGTACTCGAACTCCCCGAGGTTGCGGTCGACGTCCTCCAGAATCGATTCGGTCCGATCCGCTCGCCGCGATGCGCGCCGTTCGGCCCGATCCTGTGTGCGATCTCGGTCCGGGTCGCGTTCGCTCATGTACTCGCGTTTCAGGAGCCGAAAGAAAAGGACCCGGCCAGCGTGTGCGTGTAGACTTCGTTTCGTCGCCGGACACGGACCTTCGATTTCGAAGTTTCGAACACGCGGCTTGCCAATTCAGGGTCACTTATATCGAGATTTCGTCACGTTCGAGTACCCGTGCGGTAGAGTGCCATTTCACCACCACCGTACGGGTTTCGATGGCGCTATCTCCGGTTTCCGGCGCTCGTATCGGCTGCCGCTGTATCCGTTGTCCGTCACCGACCGGCCCCCGTGTGGCCGGGTTGGTGGTGACCGTCACTGGCCACGATAGACGCGGTATAGCCTCAAAAACTCCGTTGATCCGAGACGAAGTCCATCGGAAATATCCAATAGATATTTATCTTCCCACCACCTCTCACCGGTGAGAACGCGTTATGAACCAATCAAGGGGGGTTCGGGACCAACGACAGGCCGAGGAGATCGTGATCGAATTTCTCGAACGGGAGCTGGTATCCGAGCCGGTAGCCGACGAGGTCTCCGTCCATCTGGCGTGCGACGAACCGTTTCAGGCACTCGAGACGATCCTGGACGACCGGTGACTGATACGAATAGCTGTAGCGGGCTACCGGCCCGATCGAAGGACTCGATTCGGATACCTCGGAGGTGACACACAGCAGCTCTACGACTCACGAACCGATCGAGACGGTTTCGGCGCGAAACCCGGTAGCTTTTACCCATCGCGGTCGCAACCCGCGACCATGGTTTTCCGGCTCGTGCTCGGCTGTGGGACCGTCGGTCGCCACGTCGTCGAACGGCTGTCCGAGCGCGACAACGACGGCCGTTTGCTGGTCATCGCGGACGACGAAGCCGCAGTCGAGGCGCTTCGTGACGAGAGCGTTCCCGCTCGTCAGGGTGATCCCACCGATGCCAGCGTCATCCGAAACGTCGACGCTCCCGACGTTCTCTTCGTCGGCGCTGATCGAAGCGACGTAAACCGGGCCATCCTCGAGACGGCGAGAGCGCAGTTTCCGCGCGCATCGATCGTCGCCTATCGAGGCGGCAATCCATCCGAAAACGATCGATCGCTCTTCGATGAACTCGCAGATCACGTCATCGACGCCGCCGATTCGATCGTCGACGGCGTTCTCGACCAAACGGCCAGTCCCTCGGCCGAGACCGCGATCGAACTCCGTCAACACCTCGAGTCGATCGACGGACGGCTCGCGGTCGTTACCCACGACAACCCGGATCCGGACGCGATCGCGAGTGCGGTCGCACTCGTCGACATCGCCGCCGCGGTGGGACTCGAGGCGGATGCCTGTTACTTCGGAGACATCTCACATCAGGAAAACCGGGCGATGGTCAACCTGCTCGATCTCGACCTCCGAAATCTTTCGCCGGACGAACCGTTGACGGACTACGACGCGTTCGCTCTGGTCGATCACTCCCGACCGGGCGTCAACGACCAGCTTCCCGAGGAACTCTACGTCGATATCGTCATCGACCACCATCCGCCGCGTGGTCCGGTCTCGGCGTCGTTCGTCGACCTCCGCGAACACGCTGGCGCGACCAGCACGGTCCTGACCGAGTATATCGACCGGTTCAGTCTCACGTTCCATCCCGCGACAGCGACCGCCCTCTTGTACGGGATTCGTATCGACACGAACGATTTTATGCGTGAGGTCGCTCCGGCGGACTTTCGAGCCGCTTCGATCCTGTGGCCCCACGTCGATACGTCCCTGCTCGAGCGAATCGAACAGCCGACGGTCGACGGGGAGACCCTCGGGACGATCGCCCGGGCGATACAGAACCGAATTCGACGCGATTCGATCGCGGTCGCGAGCGTCGGCCGATTGACCGATCGCGATGCGTTGCCCCAGGCGGCCGATCAGTTACTCGCGATGGAAGGGGTCGAAACGACGCTCGTGTTCGGATTCGAAGACGAGATGGCGTTTCTCTCCGCGCGGTCTCGAGCGAACGATATCGACCTCGGTGCGACGCTTCGTGACGCGTTCGATCGGATCGGCAGCGCGGGTGGCCACGCGGACATGGCCGGTGCACAGCTCGAAATCGGGATCCTCGGTGATGTAGACGATTCGGACGAAGTCGATTCGATCGTTAGCGTCGTCGAAGAGGTGATTACCAACCGGTTCTTCGAAGCGATCGACACGCGACCAGGATCGTCCGTCGGCACCTACACGCGAACCAGCGAGTGGCTGTTCACGCAGCACGGAGAGACTGACGGCGGTGAATCGGCCTGAGACGGACTGCTGTAACGGCGTAGTGCATCCCATATCGTTGCGTTACGGTCGTACCGGAACTGACTGATAGCGGTCCGTCTCAACCGAGAAAGCGTCCCTACACGACCGCGCGACACCGACGGGTAACAGTACTTTTGCGCTCGCGGCCGTTACGTGTCACGTATGGACGTCGCGTCGGACAGGAGAAAACCCCAGGTCGAGGAGTACATGACTCGGGACGTTGCGACGGTCTCGCCGGACACGACCGTCGGTTCGGTTGCAAAGCGGATCGCCGAGAGCGACAAGCACAGCGGGTTCCCCGTCTGTGATCGCCGTCGCGTCGAAGGATTCGTCAGCGCCCGTGATCTGTTGCTCGCCTCGAACGACGAACCGATCTTCAAGGTAATGACGACCGATCTACTCGTCGCACATCCGGATATGAAGGTAAACGACGCGGCACGCGTTATTCTTCGATCCGGAATCCAGAAACTCCCCGTCGTCGACGACGCGGGGAACCTCGTGGGAATCATCTCCAACGCCGACGTCATCCGCAGTCAGATCGAGCGAGCGACCCCCGAGAAGGTCGGGAAGTTGAAACGAACTTTGGAGCAGATTCACGAGATCGAACTCGGTGAAGAGCGTCGGACCGTTCCCCTCTCCGAACTCACGCCAACTCAGGGCAAGGTCTACGCCGACGAACTCGAGGGTCGACGCTACGAACTCGACCGCGGCCTCGCTGAACCGCTGGTGGTGATCGACAACGGCGGCACGCTCTTGCTCGCGGACGGGCATCATCGGGTGCTTGCCGCCGATCGCTTAGGAATCGACGAGATGGATGCCTACGTCATCGTCATCGCCGGCGAGATCGAACTCGGAATGGCGAAAACGGCGGCCAAAGAGGAGTTAGAGGGAATCAGCGACATCGATGTCGTCGATTACGCCCGCCACCCACTCGTTCAGACGACGAAACGTTTGCAGTCACAGGAATAACACCGATTGATCAGTACAGCAGCCGTCTCAGACGTCACGGTC is a genomic window of Natrarchaeobius halalkaliphilus containing:
- a CDS encoding adenosylcobinamide amidohydrolase yields the protein MVTAVTEADPPYEATRRDGVLCVRDQETEWLSSGWNGGRTTADCAYNVSVPEGWNRTDLEAYITDRLERARFAGESDPVGNQPAPVRAPVLLTGVDIEHARGARCGSVTAYATAGISNPAALPMEPTSEAGLEDVVSQPGETRTEGPESPGTVNLIVGTTRALAPGALTNALAVAAEAKATTLLAETGFPGTTTDAIVVGHDPRGRRAAFSGSATPVGAATRACIREALRASLRSRYGDSDASVPNTVTDAADGVSTDVEARVFRPPRESSTRDRTADTGS
- a CDS encoding threonine-phosphate decarboxylase, encoding MDPDCVRTVERVPHGGEPDRDVLDFSANTNPHTPPGVEAVYENALAESTRYPDDAYPEFRAAAAEFVGCDPASVIPTAGGLAAIRLAMAITLGPGEEALVPYPSFGEYARELRLQGGKPRLVRYDELCDLEPAVLESVSFAVVCRPNNPTGDAVGLDELAAFATRCREAETTLLVDEAFLGFTEFPSAVELETENVIVARSLTKLFGLPGLRAGFAVATGEDRDALETGRRAWSLGTPAARVGSYCLRQDEFVAETRTRVRQERERLRDALEERFSVHPSDAPYLLCTLEEGNQDVSSLVASAREKGVAVRDATTFRGLDAHIRVAVKDRDANDRLLASLGVGETNTDGDGRD
- the cobT gene encoding nicotinate mononucleotide-dependent phosphoribosyltransferase CobT, translating into MRVVLPAGTTETALIDGISAAGAAPDLMAHTPSADVEILAYGEPTAAPVTPVSPTGCPTPAAVTRAVREVIGFDLSVVDAGLARSTTAPTVDLGATPGDDIRASVAVPDASTIFDRAYGFGSSLPDDEILLGETVPGGTTTALGVLTALGEPMSVSSSLPENPIERKRRVVEEGLDASDLEAGSCDGNPMAAIRAVGDPVQAVVAGIAAGALESGTDVTLGGGTQMVAVAALLRHAGVDGPLSIATTSFVAAGQGTELLTTCERFDCELVVTDPGFDGRDHVAMSRYCAGEAKEGVAMGGVLSLVDDGGMAAVRAQFAAVCDRLGIDSNADESIDSSESSDDRGS
- a CDS encoding NTP transferase domain-containing protein, which gives rise to MCGGSGTRLESQREKPLHPIGGVPMVDRVATALEASRIETIYAAVSPNAPETRAHLERSSRLETIETDGDGYVPDLLSVLDGGELRTPVLTVAADLPLLEAAAVDRVLATHGDVNRSRTVCVPAALKRRLGASVESRLDSNDHLAPTGLNVVGTTDETEDMIDVRYTYRLAVNVNRLQDSRLAKALVDRSESVDRGRID
- the cobS gene encoding adenosylcobinamide-GDP ribazoletransferase; amino-acid sequence: MIGRLIGAVRGAFGFLTRLPVAHRDGDWDAFRSTPLAFPIVGLVAGAIASIPLFGTEVLPPTAVAFGYVLAVYAVTGVHHLDGVADLGDALVVHGDRERRREVLTDTTTGVGALLAVTIVVVGLALGGLGLAGLPVLIAVGIVIGAEVGTKLAMAVVACFGTASYEGMGRQITEASTPGGFVVPAGIVIPAAALAWPHPGTVALCGALAGVALPWYWARRFLGGISGDVFGAANEIGRVAGVHAGVIAWTLL
- the cbiB gene encoding adenosylcobinamide-phosphate synthase CbiB translates to MALTTLALIGFAFSLDLLIGEPRTALHPVAWFGRLVDAVDREWADTDRGQRLIGVAIAAVLPLVPAAVAAGAVLAASRWIALLGAVVAGVVLFLTTSLRSLLELTEEVVTATGDDLETAHERIRGLVGRETSTLSPAEVRSGALESAAENLSDGLIATMLPFAVLAPISLPLAAGAAAWIKGVNTLDSMLGYPSKPIGTASARLDDLVMWIPARVTAASIAGAAANPTALRCARTWAREPASPNSGWPMATLACVLSVRLSKRGEYVLNPDADLPSVSDGDRAVTLVGMAAAVSVLIAAVLSVGVATVGTPPATAVVTSASEVLIRTIAAGLERAVVTNWPVVGER
- a CDS encoding HAD family hydrolase, with the translated sequence MGVSFDLFGTLVTADRPVDPAEAVAAELEARDVSVPDDWSQAYAERHVDAPVGAEVPLPAHVSHALASRGVAWTENAVRRAVVAAFDPAVETAPGALESIEAARARGPVAICSNCSVPELVSRTIVRAAFDRDDFDAIVTSVGCGWRKPAPEIFELTADELGVAPEELKHVGDDPRTDGGVERIGGTAVVLEDSPLESVPDRLAHTSGGTDR
- a CDS encoding translation initiation factor IF-2 subunit beta, with translation MDYESSLERAMDDVPDIGGDEQRLQIPDARAQKDGAFTRFTNLGEIADVLSREDEHLHRFVQREMGTSGKLEDGRGRYNGTFSTTDFDAAIDAYVDEYVLCSECGLPDTRLVREDRTPMLRCDACGAFRPVTKRSTTSQQHQQADAVEEGKTYTVEITGTGRKGDGVAEKGSYTIFVPGSEEGDVVEIYIKNISGNLAFARLA
- a CDS encoding DUF5789 family protein; translation: MSERDPDRDRTQDRAERRASRRADRTESILEDVDRNLGEFEYPITSEELAAEYGSEPIDMPNETESLGSVFDRLAGEQYADPEAVREAVYGAITGESGDRNEANAERDLDRLDEGQQDSRGEDGRGPL
- a CDS encoding DHH family phosphoesterase translates to MVFRLVLGCGTVGRHVVERLSERDNDGRLLVIADDEAAVEALRDESVPARQGDPTDASVIRNVDAPDVLFVGADRSDVNRAILETARAQFPRASIVAYRGGNPSENDRSLFDELADHVIDAADSIVDGVLDQTASPSAETAIELRQHLESIDGRLAVVTHDNPDPDAIASAVALVDIAAAVGLEADACYFGDISHQENRAMVNLLDLDLRNLSPDEPLTDYDAFALVDHSRPGVNDQLPEELYVDIVIDHHPPRGPVSASFVDLREHAGATSTVLTEYIDRFSLTFHPATATALLYGIRIDTNDFMREVAPADFRAASILWPHVDTSLLERIEQPTVDGETLGTIARAIQNRIRRDSIAVASVGRLTDRDALPQAADQLLAMEGVETTLVFGFEDEMAFLSARSRANDIDLGATLRDAFDRIGSAGGHADMAGAQLEIGILGDVDDSDEVDSIVSVVEEVITNRFFEAIDTRPGSSVGTYTRTSEWLFTQHGETDGGESA
- a CDS encoding CBS domain-containing protein, whose amino-acid sequence is MDVASDRRKPQVEEYMTRDVATVSPDTTVGSVAKRIAESDKHSGFPVCDRRRVEGFVSARDLLLASNDEPIFKVMTTDLLVAHPDMKVNDAARVILRSGIQKLPVVDDAGNLVGIISNADVIRSQIERATPEKVGKLKRTLEQIHEIELGEERRTVPLSELTPTQGKVYADELEGRRYELDRGLAEPLVVIDNGGTLLLADGHHRVLAADRLGIDEMDAYVIVIAGEIELGMAKTAAKEELEGISDIDVVDYARHPLVQTTKRLQSQE